In Flavobacterium sp. GSB-24, the genomic window ACGAATTAGCACGTACAGGAAAACTAGATCCAGTTATTGGCCGTGACGAAGAAATCCGTCGTGTATTGCAGATTCTGACTCGCAGAACAAAAAACAACCCAATGCTTATTGGGGAGCCAGGAGTTGGTAAAACTGCAATTGCAGAAGGTTTAGCACATAGAATTGTGGACGGAGACGTTCCAGAAAACTTAAAAGATAAGATCGTTTTCTCATTAGATATGGGGGCTTTGATCGCCGGCGCAAAATTCAAAGGAGAGTTTGAAGAACGTTTAAAATCTGTTGTAAAAGAAGTAACTTCTGCAGAAGGCGATATCGTTCTTTTTATTGATGAGATTCACACGCTTGTAGGTGCGGGTGGAGGTGAAGGTGCAATGGATGCGGCTAACATTTTGAAACCAGCTTTGGCTCGTGGTGAATTAAGAGCAATTGGAGCAACAACTTTAGATGAATATCAAAAATATTTTGAAAAAGATAAAGCATTAGAAAGACGTTTCCAAAAAGTTCTAATCGACGAACCAGATACAGAAAGTGCGATTTCAATCTTACGTGGAATCAAAGAAAAATACGAAACGCATCATAAAGTACAGATTAAAGATGAGGCTATTATTGCAGCCGTTGAACTTTCGCAGCGTTATATTACAAACCGTTTTTTACCAGACAAGGCGATTGACTTAATGGACGAGGCGGCTTCGAAACTGCGTATGGAGATCAATTCAAAACCAGAAGAATTAGATGTTTTGGATCGTAAAATAATGCAGCTTGAAATTGAAATCGAAGCCATTAAACGCGAGAAAGAAGAAAGCAAATTGAAGATTCTTCACATGGATTTGGCGAATTTGAAAGAAGAACGCAACGAAATCTATGCAAGATGGAAATCTGAAAAAGATATTGTAGACGGAATTCAGGCTGTAAAACTTGAAATCGAAGACTTTAAGTATGAAGCAGAACGTGCAGAACGTGATGGTGATTACGGAAAAGTGGCCGAAATTCGTTACGGAAAAATAAAAGAAGCACAGGAACGTCAGGAAGCTTTGCAAAAACAATTACTTGAATTCCAATCGGGTACATCTTTGATTAAAGAAGAAGTTACCAGAGAAGATATTGCCGAAGTTGTAGCAAAATGGACAGGAATTCCAGTAATGAAAATGCTTCAAACAGAAAGAGAAAAACTCTTGCATCTTGAAGATGAGTTACACAAACGTGTAGTAGGACAGGAAGAAGCGATTGAAGCCGTAAGTGATGCTGTTCGCAGAAGTCGTGCTGGTTTACAGGATATGAAAAAACCAGTTGGAACATTCTTGTTTTTGGGAACAACAGGAGTTGGTAAAACAGAGCTTGCAAAAGCATTGGCCGAATATCTTTTTGATGATGAAAACGCCATGACGCGTATCGATATGAGTGAGTACCAAGAACGCCACAGTGTGAGCCGTTTAGTTGGAGCGCCTCCAGGATATGTGGGTTATGATGAAGGAGGTCAATTGACAGAGGCTGTTCGTAGAAAACCTTATTCTGTAATACTGTTAGACGAGATTGAGAAAGCGCATCCAGATACATTCAATATCTTATTGCAGGTTCTTGACGAAGGTCGTTTAACAGATAACAAAGGTCGCCTTGCCGATTTCAAAAACACAATTATTATCATGACTTCAAATATGGGAAGCCAGATTATACAAGAAAAGTTTGAGAACCTAAAAGGCGGTGTTGAAGCAGCAACAGAAGCAGCTAAAAACGAAGTTCTAGGATTATTAAAACAAACTGTTCGTCCAGAGTTTATCAACCGTATTGATGAAATCGTAATGTTTACACCGCTTACCGTTGAAAATATTTCGAAAATCGTAAGCCTACAGCTTAAGAGCGTTACAAAAATGCTGGCATTACAAGGAATTACAATGGATGCAACCCCAGAAGCAATTGCTTATTTGTCAGACAAAGGATATGATCCTCAATTTGGGGCAAGACCTGTAAAACGTGTTGTGCAGAGAGAGGTTTTAAACCAGCTTTCAAAAGAAATTCTGGCAGGAAATATAACAACAGAGAGCATTATTTTATTAGACGCTTTCGATGGCAAATTGGTTTTTAGAAACCAGACAGCTAATTAATTTTTTTTTTCATTGTTAATCTTAAAAGCATCAGTATTTTACTGGTGCTTTTTTTTATCCGTGAATTCTGAAACTTTTACCCTCATTTGTGTAACAACAGATTTATTAAAAACATAGAATTTTATAATTAATATAAATCAAACAAATTCAAATAATTAATTTAAAAAAAGAAAAGCTATGAATAATATATTTAGAGGTTTAATCGCAGGATATGGTGCAAAAAAGTTAGGTGGAGGATGTTTCGGAACTATTTTAGTTTTTATTATTATCTGGGTTATTTTAGGACAATGCAGTTAATTTTTCTGCAGATTGTAATACAGAAAATTACGAATAAATCGATAAATTTTGACAAGATATTGTTGGGAAGATTAAGTCAAAATGTCTAGATTCGCATCACTAAAATAAATTTAAAAAATGGCTTCAGGTTTTTTCGTTCTATTAGATGATATCGCAGCAATTATGGATGACGTTGCAGTAATGAGTAAAGTTGCTGCAAAGAAAACAGCTGGAATTCTGGGTGATGATTTAGCAGTAAATGCTGAAAAAGCATCAGGATTTGCTTCATCAAGAGAACTTCCCGTTTTATGGGCAATTAGTAAAGGTTCGTTGCTGAATAAAATAATTATTCTTCCAATTGCATTTTTATTAAGTGCATTTTTTCCAATCGCAATCATGGTAATTTTAGTGCTTGGAGGATTGTTTTTAGCTTACGAAGGAGCCGAAAAAATATACGAATTCATATTTCCGCACAAACACGAAGAAGCAGAAGGAATTAATGAAGAAGTTTTAACCGAAGAAGAAATTCTAGTTGTAGAAAAAGCAAAAGTAAAATCTGCAATTGTAACCGATTTTATTCTTTCTGTAGAAATTGTGATCATTGCTTTAGGGACTGTGATCGGAAAACCATTATTGTCGCAGATTATTACAGTATCGATTATTGCCGTAATTGCAACAGTTGGTGTTTATGGTATTGTAGCGCTTATTGTTCGCATGGACGAAGTAGGTTTCAAAATGATTCAGCACAGTAAAAAAGAAAACAGCCTTTTAAAAACTGTTGGAAACATTTTAGTTCAAGCGCTTCCAAAAGTAATTAAAGCATTAACTATTATCGGAACCATTGCATTAATATTAGTTGCGGGCGGCTTATTTGTTCACAACATTGAATTCTTTCATCATCTTTTCCCATCATTGCCCGCAATAGTAAAAGAATTTTCCATTGGACTTGTAATGGGATTTATTGTTCTGGGAGTTGTAAATCTCTTCAAAAAGCTTTTTAAAAAGAAAACAGCTAAATAAAAAAAAGAAAATATATTTAAAAGAAACATCAGTTAACGCTGGTGTTTTTTTTGTTTAGAAGCACGCTAATTCGTTTTCAAAAGTACTTCTTGTCCCGCTATCCGCTATATCTTTTCCCCGCTAAAGAAGCGGGAAAAAGGATGCCGCTTCTATCGGGGCTAAGTAAGATCTTTTTATTTTCATAAGAATTAACGGTAATTGTAAAACTTTTTTTTAATAAATAAGTTTTTGATTTATAAGTGTTTAATGTCCGGTTGAAAATTTTTAACATTTTTTCAAAGCAACCATTGCAACCAACCCGCATCTTCATAGTAATTAACAATTAATTATTATTTTATATGAAAAGTTTTAGATTAAAATCAGTTTTGGTAGTATTATTTTTATCAATTGGATTTGTTTCATGCAACAACGACGACGATGAAAAGCCAGTAAACCAAAATACAAAGGCAGCATTAGTAACAGAAATTAAAGGACCAGCGACAGGAAAAGTAAATGACGAATTGAGCTATGAGGTAACGTATATTGTAGATAACGCTTGTGCTGAATTCGACAAAATCTCTGAAGTAACAATTGGAACAGAAAAAGGATTACAAGTAATTGCAAAATATCCATCAGAAGTTTGTACACAACAAGTTCCAGAACCTAAGAAAACAGTTTATAAATTTAAATCAACAGTAAAAGGAACTTTTGAAATTAAATTCAAAAAATCAGAAACAGAATTCTTAACTCAAAAAGTAGTTATCGAGTAACAACTTGCATAGTTGATTTTTTAGGTTGTAAAACCATTTTGCAAATGTTTAATTTTAAACTGCTGTGAAATGGTTTTTATAGTTTAAAAAACTGATTCAAAATACTTATCTTTGAAAGATCAAAATAATATGATTATGGGAGCTTTAGAGTTGAGAGAAAGTGTGTTAGAATATATTAATACGGCTGATGAGCGTCTTTTAAAAGTTGTAAAAGCAGTTATTGAAAGCTATCAGGAAGAAGAAATAGTTGCATTTTCAGTAGAAGGAAAACCAATTACGAGGAGTGAATATAAAACTCAACTAGCAGATGGTAAATTAGAAATTGAAAAAGGACAATATACTTCTCAGGAGGATTTAGAAAAAGAATCTGAGAACTGGTAATGGAAAAGAATTTAAAGGTAGTGTGGACTGATACTGCCAAGAATCATTTAAAAACAATTTTTAATTATTATAAAGAAAAATCGATTCAAGGCGCTAACAATATTAAAAGTTAAATTCTAAGTACTACTAAAAATATACATTTTAGGGAACAGTATCAAAGAGATGAAATTGAACCAGAATATCGAAGAATTATAGTTAGGGATTATAAAATATTATATTTTGTAAAAGATGAAGTGATTTATATTTCTAAAATCTTTTCTACAAAACGAAATTTATAAACAATTATCGAAAGAGCTGAAGAGCTCTTTTTGTATATCATATAGTTAAGTAAAGTAAACTCGCTTTGCCATTCCTTTAAAAAGTGTTATTTTTGCACTCTAAATTTTATGTCATGCCGAAAAGAAAATATAAAATATCAGTAATTCAGTTAAACCTTAATGATGTTGCTGAAAATAATCTTAAAAAATGTATCAGCTGGGTAAGAGACGCTGCAAGTCAAGGAGCAGAAGTTATTTTACTACCTGAATTATATAGCAGTCATTATTTCTGCCAAAGCGAAGATGTAGATAATTTTGCATTAGCAGAACCACTTTACAGTACTTCATTTATTGCTTTTAGCGAATTGGCAAAAGAATTAGGAGTGGTAATCATTGTTCCTTTCTTCGAAAAAAGAATGGCTGGAATTTATCATAATAGTGCATATATCATTGATGCAGATGGTACAGAAGCAGGTTTATACCGTAAAATGCATATTCCAGACGATCCGCATTTCTATGAAAAATTCTATTTTACGCCAGGTGATTTAGGTTTTAAAGCAATTGAAACTAAAAAAGGAACAGTTGGAACTTTAATCTGCTGGGATCAATGGTATCCAGAAGCTGCACGTATTACAGCTTTAAAAGGAGCAGAGGTTTTATTCTACCCAACTGCAATTGGATGGCATCCTAAAGAAAAAGAACAATACGGAGAAAACCAATACGGAGCTTGGATGAACGTAATGAAAGGTCATGCCGTTGCAAATGGTGTTTTTGTCGCTGCAGCTAACAGAATTGGTTTAGAAAAATACATTGAAGGAACAGAAGGAATTCAATTCTGGGGAGCTTCTTTCATCGCTGGACCTCAAGGAGAAATATTAGCTCAAGCTTCTCACGATAAAGAAGAAATCTTAATTGCAGAAGTTGATTTAGATTTACAAGAAAATGTTCGTCAAAACTGGCCATTCTTTAGAGATAGAAGAATTGATGCTTTTGGCGACATTACAAAAAGAGCAATTGATAAATAATTAAATTTATCTTTATAATAGAAAAGGACAAAGCTTTTATGCTTTGTCCTTTTTTTATGTGCAAATAAAAAGGCGGTTTCAATATTTGAAACCGCCTTTTCTATATTTAAATTCTTTAGAATTATCTTACTTGGAAAGTAACTCTTCTCACGATTTGACGTGCTTCTTTAGAATTTTTGTTCACAGAAGTATCTTCACCGTTAGCAATTACATTTAATCTAGAAGCATCAATTCCAGCATTTGTTGCTACTTTTTTCACAGCTTCAGCTCTTTTTCTAGATAATTCAGTATTGTAGCTTGAGCTTCCAATTTCGTCAGCATATCCAATGATATCTGCAGATTTACCAGGATTATTTTTCAAGTATTTTACTAAGAAATCAACACCAGATAAAGAAGCGTTTGTTGGTTTAGACGAATTGAAATCGAAATAAACGTTTACATAACCACCGTTAATTAATTCTTCAACAGTATTGTTTGTAGCTGTTCCAGCGCCTTTCTTTTCGTAAGTTTTATCTAAATAGCTTTCTAACTCATCCGGCACACCATTTTGATTCGTATCAATAGATTGTCCTTTTGTGTTAACAGCTACTCCTGCAATTGAATTTGGTTCTAAATCGTATAAGTCAGCAACTCCATCTTTGTCTGAATCGATAAGACCAGTTTCGATTAAGTCCACTCTTTTTTCCAATTCACCAATTCTATCTTCTTCGCCAACCCAGTCAGCATGTTTTTCATTTTTACCTAGGTAGAAAGTTAAACCAACAGAAGCATTTAATAAAACACCGTCAAAAGATCCAGTTGTTGTATTACCCATTCCGTCGAAGTTCCAGTTTTGTCTTCCGTTAACAATTCCAGTAAGATCTCCAGTTAAGGCAACTCTATTGCTTAATTTGATTTGTCCAGTTAAACCAGCGATTCCATGTGCCATGTAATCTTGTCCGCCAAATCCTGTTTCAGTACTAATTTGAGAAAC contains:
- a CDS encoding carbon-nitrogen hydrolase; the encoded protein is MPKRKYKISVIQLNLNDVAENNLKKCISWVRDAASQGAEVILLPELYSSHYFCQSEDVDNFALAEPLYSTSFIAFSELAKELGVVIIVPFFEKRMAGIYHNSAYIIDADGTEAGLYRKMHIPDDPHFYEKFYFTPGDLGFKAIETKKGTVGTLICWDQWYPEAARITALKGAEVLFYPTAIGWHPKEKEQYGENQYGAWMNVMKGHAVANGVFVAAANRIGLEKYIEGTEGIQFWGASFIAGPQGEILAQASHDKEEILIAEVDLDLQENVRQNWPFFRDRRIDAFGDITKRAIDK
- a CDS encoding OmpA family protein, whose translation is MKKKLVSVSLLLLSIAAGAQNMAPTSTTPSVDQEYNKWSIELNGGVNKPTRTMTPGYTTESANFFHGDLGVRYMFNPKFGLKLDVGYDQFKEKKNTPDFESRYVRASLQGVINVGRALNFETWTNTIGVLAHGGFGVSQISTETGFGGQDYMAHGIAGLTGQIKLSNRVALTGDLTGIVNGRQNWNFDGMGNTTTGSFDGVLLNASVGLTFYLGKNEKHADWVGEEDRIGELEKRVDLIETGLIDSDKDGVADLYDLEPNSIAGVAVNTKGQSIDTNQNGVPDELESYLDKTYEKKGAGTATNNTVEELINGGYVNVYFDFNSSKPTNASLSGVDFLVKYLKNNPGKSADIIGYADEIGSSSYNTELSRKRAEAVKKVATNAGIDASRLNVIANGEDTSVNKNSKEARQIVRRVTFQVR
- the clpB gene encoding ATP-dependent chaperone ClpB; translated protein: MNINKFTIKSQEAIQLSQQIAQRNGQQQIENEHIFKAIFEVDENVAPFILKKLNVNVPLFLQVLDSTIQSFPKVSGGDILLSRDANKALNEAEIIAQKMNDEYVSIEHLILAIFDSKSKVSQILKDQGVTGKGLKAAIEELRKGERVTSASAEETYNSLNKYAKNLNELARTGKLDPVIGRDEEIRRVLQILTRRTKNNPMLIGEPGVGKTAIAEGLAHRIVDGDVPENLKDKIVFSLDMGALIAGAKFKGEFEERLKSVVKEVTSAEGDIVLFIDEIHTLVGAGGGEGAMDAANILKPALARGELRAIGATTLDEYQKYFEKDKALERRFQKVLIDEPDTESAISILRGIKEKYETHHKVQIKDEAIIAAVELSQRYITNRFLPDKAIDLMDEAASKLRMEINSKPEELDVLDRKIMQLEIEIEAIKREKEESKLKILHMDLANLKEERNEIYARWKSEKDIVDGIQAVKLEIEDFKYEAERAERDGDYGKVAEIRYGKIKEAQERQEALQKQLLEFQSGTSLIKEEVTREDIAEVVAKWTGIPVMKMLQTEREKLLHLEDELHKRVVGQEEAIEAVSDAVRRSRAGLQDMKKPVGTFLFLGTTGVGKTELAKALAEYLFDDENAMTRIDMSEYQERHSVSRLVGAPPGYVGYDEGGQLTEAVRRKPYSVILLDEIEKAHPDTFNILLQVLDEGRLTDNKGRLADFKNTIIIMTSNMGSQIIQEKFENLKGGVEAATEAAKNEVLGLLKQTVRPEFINRIDEIVMFTPLTVENISKIVSLQLKSVTKMLALQGITMDATPEAIAYLSDKGYDPQFGARPVKRVVQREVLNQLSKEILAGNITTESIILLDAFDGKLVFRNQTAN
- a CDS encoding DUF808 domain-containing protein, whose protein sequence is MASGFFVLLDDIAAIMDDVAVMSKVAAKKTAGILGDDLAVNAEKASGFASSRELPVLWAISKGSLLNKIIILPIAFLLSAFFPIAIMVILVLGGLFLAYEGAEKIYEFIFPHKHEEAEGINEEVLTEEEILVVEKAKVKSAIVTDFILSVEIVIIALGTVIGKPLLSQIITVSIIAVIATVGVYGIVALIVRMDEVGFKMIQHSKKENSLLKTVGNILVQALPKVIKALTIIGTIALILVAGGLFVHNIEFFHHLFPSLPAIVKEFSIGLVMGFIVLGVVNLFKKLFKKKTAK